One segment of Alnus glutinosa chromosome 2, dhAlnGlut1.1, whole genome shotgun sequence DNA contains the following:
- the LOC133861192 gene encoding uncharacterized protein LOC133861192 — MATNISSKTLLVLLVALALSVQGTLGGIACEHLDQETCAFAVSSSGKRCVLEKHVKRSGEEAYTCRTSEIVADKLKDLVETDQCIKACGLDRKTLGISSDSLLESLFTQKLCSPQCYQSCPNIVDLYFNLAAGEGVFLPKLCEAQEANLRRGMSEIRSSGFVAPGPVQSMKFTVAPIVAPALAPY, encoded by the exons ATGGCCACTAATATTAGCTCCAAGACCCTGCTTGTCCTCCTTGTTGCCCTTGCCCTCTCTGTGCAAGGCACTCTAG GAGGGATAGCGTGTGAGCATCTAGACCAAGAGACGTGCGCCTTTGCAGTGTCGTCCTCCGGAAAGCGGTGCGTGCTTGAGAAGCACGTGAAAAGGAGCGGGGAGGAAGCATACACATGCCGTACGTCAGAGATTGTGGCCGACAAATTGAAGGACTTGGTGGAGACCGACCAGTGCATCAAAGCATGCGGGCTTGATCGGAAAACACTCGGAATCTCATCGGACTCTCTCCTCGAGTCTCTCTTCACCCAAAAGCTTTGCTCGCCTCAGTGCTACCAGAGCTGCCCCAACATTGTTGACCTTTACTTCAATCTTGCCGCTGGTGAAG GTGTATTTCTTCCAAAATTATGTGAAGCACAAGAAGCAAATCTGCGGCGAGGGATGTCTGAGATCCGGAGCTCTGGTTTTGTAGCACCAGGTCCGGTGCAGTCGATGAAGTTCACGGTTGCACCAATAGTTGCGCCAGCGTTGGCTCCATACTAG